Below is a genomic region from Seriola aureovittata isolate HTS-2021-v1 ecotype China chromosome 23, ASM2101889v1, whole genome shotgun sequence.
ACCTGCACACGTATTGTTTTTAGCTACATTAGTTCAACTCAGTGCACCATGGCAACCGTGACTAGCACAAATGATGTCGGGAAATACTTTGATTAAAAGATACTACACTGACGTGCAGTTCAAGATATGTGGCGTTAAACTTGCATATTATGTCAattgcacaaaaacacactaacccaatgtaaaaaaaaaaagaaatatatatatatattgcaagTAATCGAGTACTCCTTCATAAGGTAATGAGAGCGTactcattgtgttacttatggatggaattttatttccctttttgctggggaccctcAGGAACCCactcaaggacccctgggggtctCCGGACTTTTCTTTGAGAACCACTTCCTTCGATCATTTAAACTGTAGACCTGATGTACAACCTCTACACAGTTAAATGAGAAAGCACAGCTTagttttcatgtcatttatttGACTCCTGAACTTTATCAACATTAGTAAGAGTCCTCAGGTTCTGCTGAGTCGGTGTGTTGCCTAGTTCAATTAACCTCAGAATAGTTAACCTAACTAACTAGCCTGGACATTTACCTCTAAGACAGTATGTCATGATTTCTTTGCCAGTCTTTAACCACAGTCTGAATGTTCACTACTTCATCCTCtggctcctcctcagctcctcctcctcagattCTTCCTCAGGCTGCCCCTCCTGGGTCTGGGTCTCTGGTTCAGGCCTGTGGGTGTGGCCCGACTCTACATCAGCCGGCCCCTGCAGCTCTCGGGGCCCAGTGTCCAGACGAAACAGAGTGGGGACCCGACCCAGGACGGGGTTGTTCTGCTGGAGGCCGGAGATCCACTGGTTGAGGGTGGCCTGGTCGCCCTGACTGGTCATACACATGCCAAAGACCGGACCCTCGTCCACTGGACACAGGAGACACACAACAGCTGCGTCACACACTGAACATGATGGTTTCTGTTACACAAGAGCAAGAAAAAGGAAGGCTGTTAACATCTTACAGTCTTCTACATCGAAGCTCTCATCGTCTCCAAGGTCACGGTCCAGATCCAGGTCCAGCTGCAGAGGATAGTCAAGACATCTCTCTGGATCATAGGGCTCCTCAACCTGCGTggagacacacatacagctcAGTAAGAGACAAATGTGATGCAGAGAGATTTCAGTGCAACTATGAACACAGAGGGGTTATACCTGCTGCATTTCTTTTAGTGTTGTAATGTTACGCAAAATTCACATTTGGGTTTTTAGTTCAGGGTCGGTATGTTTTTGATACAGTAAGGAAACAAGGCAtcacaaacatgacatttctttttaacttaATGAATTCAACTTGTAAACATAAAGGTGTAATTGCAAACATGTAACCCAGAGACGAACTGCCCATAATTTAAAATTAGATGACTTTCTTGAACACAACAAATGCACATAAAggcacatttctttaaaaaaaaacaaaaaaacacacacacctatgtcATCTAGCTATTATTGATGTTGCTGCAATCCACTAACCAGACTTAAGGTGCTTCAGAAGgttatcaaataaataagaaataaacaatataataaagtaaagaTCCGTTAAAGTGCGGCATGTAGAAAATGATTGATACATTTTTAGCAGAGAGAATGATGTATCCACATCGTCTTTATTCTGAtagccacagtgagagagagacaggaaattcagggacagagagagagagaaagagagagagagagatagagagagaaaggggatgaCATGTAGCCGCTGTGGTCAGGACTAAGCCTTTATGGTACACACTCTACCAGGCGCGCAGTATGAGGAAACATGTGCTCACTGTATCTGTCTGACTTTATTCACCAACGTGTCGTAGACTGACCATCAGAACACAAAACGTTCTGCATGTAACCTGCACGGTCAAATCTGAATTATATTCATTTGTATCACAACACGAACCGAACTGGACTTCCTGTACCGCACGGCACGAATACCTGAACCATTACACCGCTAATTTCTTCTGATTAAAATATAAGAAATCATGAGGTTTAATGATTTCAATCCCTGCCAGCCAGCAGGTTCATTCCTGTTGTGTTGGTTTATTATGACATCCAGACTGTCAGGGTCAGACAGAAGCAGGATGTCGATGTTGTTACAGTACCTTATTTGATCTATTTAAAATCAGTGACTGATTTAACACTGATTTCACATTGAGATCGACAATATCTCTTAACTGTAATGAACTTAAAAAATGGTTAATAACAGAGTTCTCCCACCTTCTCCTCGGGCGGTGTGGGGTCGGCTCTGAGGACGTAGTAGTACACACACGTCCTCCTCAGCCACAGAGGGAAGGGACCCTCCACAAACACCGGCCTGCTCGGGTTGTGCTTGGCCAGCAGCTCCATCTGGTCGGGGCTCTGGATCCCTGGTGTCAGcgcaggaaggagaggagacacagacactgagatTTTAGTCTGGGAAATGATCCCTCCAGTGCACTGATACTaaaataataactataataactATAGCTTTCAGGGTTAAGATGAAGAAAAGGCAGCTTCCTGCTTTGTGACTGTTGGTTCTCTGGTTTAAAATCATCCACTACTGTTAAGTTGTAAAGCACATGAATCGTTTCCATACCTACTATATGTGGAAGTTTTATCTCTTGGCCGCTCTCTGTGACATCTGTACAGGGCAGCTGGTGGGAGGAGCAGATGAAGAGATTGATTGATAAAAGCTGAcacatcctcatcctcatcctcatgtccacaacacagcacaacagtTCCTCAAAGGTTCTGCTCCTCACTGTGTGAGAAATTTTGgtgtgaaagtttgtcataaCTGCTATGTGAAGtgttgagttatggctaaaaagtgttttgtgagatcagcgtgacctttgaccttcgaccaccaaaatataatcagtttatCTGTAattgtttccccctgttttcagtctttaagctaagctaggctaaccacatccTGACCGCAACTTCAtatgtcacacacaaacaatccaAGTCCAACACAAAGCCCACAGCTGTACCTGGTAGATGGTGACTTTTGCGTCCAGGTCGTTAGCGATGCGTCTGAGGCTGAAGCGAGCCAGGTCCACCGGGTCCTCCGGCAGCTGCTGGGGGACCGGGAAGGGGTTTATGTGCTTGAACTTGGGGAACCAGTACATGATGCGCTGGTACTTCCTCATGGGGTGGCTCTTCTCTCCAAAGATCTGGACCAGCAGGACTTTGGTCGTCACGTTGGGCATGATACCTGAAAgatgatcatttaaaatgaagacagacagacacatctAGAAAAGGATGGATCCAGATCCCTGCCTCTCCCGGTCTGGAGTGACCCTCTCTAACAGACACCCACCGTAGTTCTCCATCTGCTCCAGTAGCTGCACTCCACACTCCTGCTGTCGGGGATAGTGGTTGAACATTCGCTGGATGAAGTTTCTGGGCACAAACACTTCTTTGGGGAAAACGTCCAGAAGCTTGTTGTAGACGGCGAGGTCTCTCTCCACGCCGAACTCCGGCATCTTCTTCAGAGCGGCGTAGATAAACTCCACGTGACCCCGCCGCCTGATGTCTCTCTTGGTGAAGACATCCACCACCTTATTGAACGTGGCTTTGGTTCTGGCCTCCTGGGCCACCCGCTCAAACAGGTCATCGTGGGTGATCAGAGACTTGTCCCTCTTCTTGTTGTTCTCATGATCAAACTCTGCAGGTATGTGCTCACTCTTGGCACAAGCTGGGCTGGTGTGGAAAAGCCTCAACACCTGCAGGTGAATTATACGTGCATGAAACAGTAATACCCAACACAACATACATGATATGTCTACTTTTGTAATTTCAAGCTGGtcactgtatgtttttaacAAACGTTTAGAGGAAAgatgtgcatttgttggggactattttcagtggtggattaatccacatatGGTCATCTAATGAGTACCTGGGCAGCAGGAGGGTGCATGTGGGATTGagttataataaaaaacaatattttttggcacagaggaataagatgtATCAGCCTATGgatggacagacggacagacagacacacacacacacacacacacacacacacaatacttgaGAGTAGGATCCATTCATTGTTGGTGTGGCTCTGCACATGTGAGTTTCCTGGCTTGGATTCGTTTAGTAAATCCTGCTTAGTGGACTTAATGTGTCCTGCTCCTGAAGACTAGACTCCCATGATTCACAAAAGCTACCAGTCACTTTTATGAGATGTGCTGCCTTTGCTAATAATGCTAGCATCACTACGTGACCAATATTTTGAGCAGAGTCACCATGTAGACCTGTATGTTGTGCCTCCATTCAGCAACCTGCCAGCCTCTCATCCAGCTCCATATTATTGCTATGTTTACCTCATGCTAATAATGCTAGCTTCACTAAATGACCAATATTTTGCGCAGAGTCTGGTTCGCTATGTTTACCTGGTGCTGGGCGTTATGCAGCACGCTGGGctgactggaggaggaggctgtCTGAAGCAGAGCACCACACCGGGCAGCAGACCGGGCTGAACGGCCCACCAGGCTGACACACTGCAGCTGGAGCAGGCAGCGGGAACACTTCATGGCCGAACCATCACACTGACCTTCAGCGAACAGAACAGCGCAGTGTTCAGACATAGTGAATTACAATCTTAAACCTGACAATTGTAGACAGACTCAATCGTGCCGGGTGTTGTCTGTTGTGGAAGATGACTGTACACTGTGATGATGGCTGAAGAACAGTTTAATGGTGTTTAACTTATTGAATTTGTGCAACCGGAACTGAAGAGTGGCTCtggtttgttcataaaacttcTTCATTCAGCCTCTACCACCAAGCAATATTTACCACAAGATACGGAAACATTAAACGGCTACATTTGTGTATGAAGTTTCGCATATGTCATATAAGAGGGGCTGTACTAAGACAAAGTGtcaaacaaattattattaagaaCTGTTATTGTGTAACACAGGACATATGAACAGCATGTAATGTACTAACATAGCTATACAATCTTTTGATCAGTACCCACCTTTTAAGACGACGAGGGTCGGAGAAACTAGTCTCCTTCACAGTTCACTCTCTGTGGGCGCTTCCATGTTGAAAAACCGTGTCAGAACCGAACATCCTGGTCCTGCACACATTCGCTTCCcccaaacaacagaaacatgagCGCAAACTTTCGTTCCACAAACCGCTGTTCTGTACATTTTGTTGAATTCTTTTCTACATTCATCTAAAATtgataaatcatgtttttgaaaTAGATAGTAAGTGCCATGAAGTTACCTCGTGTTGTGGatgccaaaacatttttaaattgatgGATTTAAACTAAATTGTGAGGAGTGGAAGATAAATAAAACCCTTAATtcaacccaaaaaaaaaaagaaaaatgagggAATGAGGGAAATCTAATTTATTTGACTTGTAAGTCTACAGTAATTCAGTAAGACTACTAAACAGCTTTATACCTTTCTCTTTTCAAAACGCTGGTTTTGTCCTAAATTGTGTAATACTGTTTGGAGGCTTTATAATGATACCAACAGTCGAGTGCCTGGTAAGACtcccttttaccagttataaataaaagtaactCGTTAATAAatgctgatgtgttttacactttacaataagattccttttataaatgtttgtaactgataaataaatggttgtaaaaaatgagatgaagaaacatgaagatggatggagggagaatcacagagatgtgaacagtgggacaaaCAATGGGTGAGCAGTTCACCAAGAAAAGGAAGGTTACCACCTGTGTTCTTACCTGGAATGCTAAAGTCCTTAAGAAGAGAGCAACCAGCAAAAAGCATCTCCATattatgtatgcatgtatttatatgttataataataataataataataataacaacaacaactactaatattattattattattattattattattactgagaAAGACCCAACATTTCATCTGAGCGCGTGCAGTACACGACCGTGCCGCGTGATGGTGACAGAGGCCTTCTGAACAAACTCACTCatggtgtgaatgtgacagCCGCTGGGATGGAGCCTGAAAACGTTGCGGAGAAACTTTCCTCTGGTTCACTACATGTAGATACTGAGTCACAGTGAGCGGACACAGTAACTGTCGGAGAGAGCTCACAGACTCCTGACGTTCATAATATATCTCTGCATGGTGTTTTCCCGCGAATAGTATCAAGCTAGGCACAATGAGGTATCTGACTTCCGGATGACACTCAACTAgcgtgtttgtttttttatttcgtTATATTATCAAACTTTATTCTCGTAATTATATTAATTCCACTCTGTATTTTGGTTTGCACGTGATTgaggaatgtgtttttaatgtttttcattatttaatacACAACAGCACTTTATTTACAGGAAATCTGTCCACGTTTCCGGTATTTATGTCGTTAAAACTGGCAGTTTGACAGTTGGAGTTCCCAGTGTGTGACTTGTGACACTCCTCTCAGCATGGAAAACACACCTCAACTCAGACTTCACATCTAGACTAACTTCACACAACTTAAACTGCGGATTATGAATTCCTCTACAAACAGCCTGGGTgagtaaagagacagaaaacgcCTTTTGCGCACgtctttgtgatttttctttctgagcATGATGGAAACTTGTTGACTGTTCGTATGTGCAGGGAAAACTTTGCCAAACTACGTTCAATAATTGTCAGTAATTGTCCTTCTGCTGTTCGGCGAacgtgtcagtgtgtgagacaACACCACACACATCGTTTTACAACAATGTGACAAGTTCCTGCTCGTTCGTCTGTAGCATCTGTAATAAAGTCatgaagcagcttttaatttattaaataaagttgttCCAGTTGTTCCGCGATGTTTGCTGCCGCATTCCGTGGTGTATtctggaggaggcggaggaggactGTGGGGATAACAGGCGGGCTCCTCCGAGATGTTGACAGTGTTACTGTGGTGGTCTACTCCGAATTAAAGAATGACTCTTGCTCAGTTTGTGTTACGGTTTATACACATGTACAGTCTGGCAACGCCCTGTAAAAGTCTTATTGTTCAAACAGTGATGGAGGTGCTCGTTGCAAGCTGTGTTGCAAACTGACAGCGGCTCTTGTGTAAAGTGTGTAGGTGTAGAACTTGTCGCATATCCTGAAGTGTTGGTAAACAGCTGCTGTGGGTAAAAACTCTGCTGCTAACTAGTTACTGTTAGCACGCTGTGGTTTAGCTTTGTGTTCAAACAGCTGTCTTTATGTTGGCACGAGCGGGCGGGACTGTGGCGGGAGTGTCTCTTCATTTGTCACGTTCGCttttgttaaaatgaacatgtttgttAATGGAGTTTTGAATTGCTACCAGATGCACCATGCCTTTATGTTTTGAGGAGACAACCAGCAGAGCTCTCAAAAGATTAAATGAAAGTCTGTCAAgttcaaaaacacaatatagaataatattttgattgattgattgattgattgattgattgattgattgattgacattATTGTCCACCTCCGTGGAAATTTGTCTTCGGCCTCCCTCAAAGaaagtacaataaaaatacataaaatccACATGACAATAACAccatttttaaagtttatttattttataggGACTACGCAATTTAACATACAGTAGTTTCAAAACAGGGCATGAAACTGATGTGATGCATAGAGTTTATAGCTGTTGCTACTTCTCCACTCCTGTCCCCACTTGAGCTTTTACAtgtataatgtaattaaaagagTCAATAGCAAAAACAATGCAACACAGATAACACAATTGATAATATCCTACTATTAGCAGGTACAGACTAAAGagagacaacaacagcacaacaagaagacaaatagtcaaacaaaataattaacaataGATACAGTTGCATAGAAATTAGTACAGCTCTGGTtactaatctaatctaaatgaACTCTaatctaaattaaaaaacaaaaggtacaACATACAATCATGCAAATGAGCAGGTAGCAGTAGATAGGTTAAATAAATACCAGAGAGCCAATCTTATGAAATAACAAGTAACAAGTGTTCCCTGGTGCAGTTATGTTGTGTTCAGTGCCTGTATAACATAGGAAATAAAATACTTCTTATATATGTTgtaattttatcttttaatagACAGGCAGTTGACTCTTATATTTAACAGAAAACTGAGTTTTCAAACCGACTTTGTACAGAGCTCCACCTGCTCTGCCTCCACAATGCTGACTGTCTAACAGCAGTTATTACACTGTAGCACAATGCTGCTTTTGTTGCACATCTGTAAGACCCGCTGTCCCTCCTTATGTGCTGATGTTGTGTTTACTTGTCTTGTAAAATGGTGGGGCGGCGAGGCGCTCGGGAACAGTAAATATCACATGGGGACACTCGCCAGCATCTGTGGGCAGAGGTTTCTGTGGCTCGGTGCAGAGCACAGTGTAGAGGCTGCTGCTTGTCTAAGTGAAGGTCTATGTCTTTAATAGTAATCATCCTCTCCTCATTTTTAATTACTGTGAAAATGTCTTATCTCTTAAACTGCAGCCTTGTTTCACTGCTCCTGCGTGTGTCTCACTGTCAGATGACTGTATTGCAACATATCATGCTCATATCATGATGGTACGTGATACACAAACACCAATCTCTCCACCCATATCGGCCGAAATATGATGCACAGTTTAGTTGTGAGTCTTTGTACAAAATGCAGGTCAGGCAGTTGCACATATCTCGAGGCAAGGACATGCTCTGTAACTGAAGCAGTTAGGTTCTGGGTGATGTGGCTCAATATGATAATACTAATGAGAATGTTATTTCAATAGCAATATATGAAGTATCACAATGTGGTAAATGTATggaaaattatatataaaatagttaaatTGTTGTGTATTCTAGTAGACTGTGTtccatttataaatataaactaataaacctttttaaaaCTACAGTTTGAATCAATGATCTGGACGACAGCAGAATTATGGTGAACAATAACAGAACATCATCCTACATCTCAATATGTTTGCCCAAAAGTCTATATATGATAATAGTGAACTAACACTCTTTCCTTCATATACATACAAgcatacacaaataaacaactCCTTTGTTTAACAGCCTGGTTCCCTGTAATTAttgcaaacaaacaggaaactcaaacgcatcacttcctgtgaacCAGAGAGTTTTCCCAGAAAAGAACCATAGATACCAGACATTGAAGCTGTGTCCCAGCTTCATGCTaatatttatactgtacatgacaTGAGAGTAGTGCATTCACACCCACATCATCTGAAAACATGACGCGTTTTTTTAAGATGCCAGCAGAAGGAAATctattgctttaaaaaatgtgacGTTGATGGACACTTGTTGTGCAGTGCAAAACAGAAATGGAGCTCACAGGCAGAGCAGGggtgtctctctctatcttcaagaatctgttGAAGACTGCACCTCATCTCCTAAAACCCTAACATGTCTAACTAACTCGTACTATGAACTTTACCTGCTCTTCTCTACCTGATCTCCTTCTCTTAATCAATAAGTGTAGCACCTCGGTGCACTACTTACACccaggtctcctactgcactaAAGGTTGACTGATGTCCCTCACTGTAAGTCTCTTTGATAAATGTGTCTGAcagatgagtaaatgtaaatatcataTTGCATGAAATTATGCAGTACACCATATGTACTAAATGTCAGTTATGCTGCATCTTCCACTGTGGCTTTTCTTCATTCACCACCATCTGCAATTTGTCAGAATGTTTTGCAGCTGTGAGGAGcttctttatttcctttgtgcattgcattgtgggacaacAATGTCCATCAATTGTCTAAAATAACACTGCAACAGGAAATCAACTTACTGTACATGATATACAGCGTTACTTCTGCAAATAACTTATTATTAATTCAGTATTTATTCCAGCATTCTTTGCGCAACAACCTCTAACAACATGACCtgtgttcagtttgttcatCTCTTGCCTGTAAATAATATCTACATGTGTAATTTTGCTTGTATCTGTAACTGGACTTATCCTTTAACGTTTTCTGGTTACGGTGTAAAATTAGCACAGTGTGGATTTGGGACACAGTGCAGCTTGTGCAGAGATCAGCAGGAAGTTGCATCAGCAGATGGCAgctatttcagtgtttttcccaGAATGTTGTAATACTGCTTCTTTTCTGAGGAGCCTGAGATGCTGTTTTTCTACAGTCACTTTCTGTCAGCCCGTCTCTCAGGGCTGAATATTCACTATTAAAAACTCTCAGGCAGTAAAAGCTCCAGCTCAAACCTGTGGTCAGATTTGCAGTTTTGTTCTCTCCAGATGGTTCCTTATTGAAATATAAGATTTCAATTTTAGAGCGTTCTACTTATTTGGAGTTTTATTTAGTCAAATTCTTGTGCAGCATTTTCATTCAATATTTGAGAACTTggaataaaactgtcaaaaaattaGAAATACCTCTCCACTGCCACCAGACATAAATCTGAGGGAACAAAAACAACTCATTGTGCAGCTCAGTCCCCAAAGATAAATGAGCTCTGGTTATTAAATCAGTAACTGTAAACCTCGTGGAGCTGCAgagatttactgtatgttccaTAAGCAGTCGGGACTGGCTCACTGTGTTGTTATCTGTATGCAAAGCAAGTACTTGCATAATGTTTACGTCTGCTCGAGCCAGATACGACCGTCCCCTTCTCCCCTGGCTTTTTGATAGTTATTTTTAGACTCTTTTATCCTCTGAGGCAATTGTGCATTTAACAGGCACAACAGACGGGCTGATTTTAAATCTCTGTCTGCTGAAGAATCTAAATTTAAGACGCTCGGCTGCTGTTGGTTAGAAACTTGTTTACTGCAGCCAAAAAATGCTTTTGGCGAGAAATGAGAGTCGACTCTTCAGGGTTTACATACCACGGAAATCAAAGTCTGTTACTTAAAGGACCAGTCGCGGTTCAGCAGGGCCGGATTATGATTTTTAGAGGCCCCGGGGCCAAACTTCTTCGTTGAGACCCCTGTCACCCTCTGCCTGATTTTATCTGATTGTTTGAttaaacacagttttatttcacCGTATCAAGTGAAATAAATCTCTAAAACCAGCTTTTGATTGGAAGCTGCAACTTCTATAACTTGAGAGCCAAACTtctaaaagagagaaataaataaaaaacaaaacaaaaattcaggttgctgcagcagagacagagatactCTCAGATTCAGACACACAGCAATGGATCCTGGGTAAACTAGTGCTCAATATTACTGAATAGAGACATCACGAGAACCAATGGTTCAACTACTGCTTGCACACTGACtatatggaggtgtgtgtgagtgcatgcacTCGTGcacttgtgcatgtgttttagcacactgtgtgtgcagcagcctctgttgttggtgtttttttccacatgaatTTCATAGCCGTCGTGGCCCCTCCCTTTTGGCCACAATGCCCTGAAAAAATTGTACGCTCTACGTCCACCACGGCCTTTGTGCCCATGCTACTGTCAAAATGTCGAAGTTGCTTTAAAAGCGTCACTGCAGCGGTCCCCACAGCTTGGATTGGTTGTACTGCTAACTAACTgacatgaaatatatttacatattcatagTTTCTGGTAAATTGATACTGTACATGATTAATGGACTGCATCTTAAAGCATGTCTTTTTTAAGTGAataatttatgattttcatgtcgttgttgttattttctttttttttttttttcttatctgaaAGTCGAGTTATTTAATTGTAGACATCAAATCATTCAATGGCCTTCGTGCCCTAAAAAGTTTAGTGTCACACATGTACTGCCCCCCTGAATCTTTCCAGACATTTATctgaacagctgtttgtgaGAATGCAAATGTCGGAATCAGTTGAAGCGGACATTAAAGGGACTTTACTCTGCCAGCTCCCTGGTATAAAGTCTGTTTAATGTCAGACGTGAATAGATCATTGTCCGCAGGATTCACAGGGAGTCAGTGGGAGCGTGTTGATGATGTTTCTGGCGTCACCCCTCGCCTAAACTAATTTAGTATTTCCAGTGGGTGAGAAGGCATCTCACGCACACAATCTCCAGTTGTGTGAAAGGGCAGCTctggacctgtgtgtgtctgctgtttgccaCTGACCCGTGTCTTGTACAGTGGGTTTAACAGCTTTTCTGCAACAGCTGGAACCAGGTTGATGtagagctgagctgagctgtgggCCAGGTTCTCACATTACACTGGAGTCTTTTCATCCACCGTCCTCATTTGATATTAAATGTTAACTGCTCCTTCTCacggagcagaggaagagaaagtgtTTCTCAGAGATG
It encodes:
- the ecsit gene encoding evolutionarily conserved signaling intermediate in Toll pathway, mitochondrial, with the translated sequence MKCSRCLLQLQCVSLVGRSARSAARCGALLQTASSSSQPSVLHNAQHQVLRLFHTSPACAKSEHIPAEFDHENNKKRDKSLITHDDLFERVAQEARTKATFNKVVDVFTKRDIRRRGHVEFIYAALKKMPEFGVERDLAVYNKLLDVFPKEVFVPRNFIQRMFNHYPRQQECGVQLLEQMENYGIMPNVTTKVLLVQIFGEKSHPMRKYQRIMYWFPKFKHINPFPVPQQLPEDPVDLARFSLRRIANDLDAKVTIYQLPCTDVTESGQEIKLPHIVGIQSPDQMELLAKHNPSRPVFVEGPFPLWLRRTCVYYYVLRADPTPPEEKVEEPYDPERCLDYPLQLDLDLDRDLGDDESFDVEDLDEGPVFGMCMTSQGDQATLNQWISGLQQNNPVLGRVPTLFRLDTGPRELQGPADVESGHTHRPEPETQTQEGQPEEESEEEELRRSQRMK